Proteins from one Triticum aestivum cultivar Chinese Spring chromosome 7A, IWGSC CS RefSeq v2.1, whole genome shotgun sequence genomic window:
- the LOC123150702 gene encoding uncharacterized protein: MDRFVATMVFCEAPFDGTLAPAVPTGDDDKAEGAAPVAEVASALLEAAKEYFSGPASEQQQKQQGGDSVPAFFDAVALEYYY, translated from the coding sequence ATGGACAGGTTCGTGGCCACCATGGTCTTCTGCGAGGCGCCCTTCGACGGCACCCTCGCCCCCGCGGTGCCCACCGGCGACGATGACAAGGCCGAGGGAGCTGCGCCGGTGGCGGAGGTGGCGTCAGcgttgttggaggcagcgaagGAGTACTTCTCCGGCCCCGCGTcggagcagcagcagaagcagcaggGCGGGGACAGTGTGCCGGCCTTCTTCGACGCCGTCGCCctggagtactactactag